The following proteins are co-located in the Nonlabens ponticola genome:
- a CDS encoding rhodanese-like domain-containing protein: MRSLLVLTVMLICSAFAKAQSIKSVLEKYNQHSVPYITVQEVKMDYENYVILDTRKKEEFEVSHLPGAYWVDANFDQNNLPKSLRDNPKKLVIVYCTIGVRSEDFGERLVEAGYKNVRNLYGSIFSWKDAGYELVDDLGQPTDSVHTYSKTWSKYLKTGIPIN; this comes from the coding sequence ATGAGAAGTCTTTTAGTTCTTACAGTGATGTTGATATGTTCCGCTTTCGCGAAAGCGCAATCCATAAAATCAGTACTTGAAAAGTATAACCAGCACAGTGTTCCCTACATCACAGTTCAGGAAGTCAAAATGGATTATGAAAACTACGTAATCCTTGATACGCGCAAAAAAGAAGAGTTTGAGGTAAGTCACCTGCCAGGTGCTTATTGGGTGGACGCTAATTTTGATCAGAATAATTTACCAAAATCGTTGAGAGATAATCCTAAGAAGCTTGTAATCGTTTACTGCACGATAGGTGTGCGTAGTGAGGATTTTGGCGAGCGACTTGTTGAGGCTGGTTACAAGAATGTGAGAAACTTATACGGTAGCATTTTCTCTTGGAAAGATGCTGGATATGAATTGGTTGACGACTTAGGTCAACCGACTGATAGCGTACATACTTATTCAAAAACTTGGAGCAAATACCTCAAAACTGGAATTCCTATAAATTAG
- a CDS encoding metallophosphoesterase family protein yields MDKNIIDLGKKSGKMLLFGGVYSNLQALESLIDLAQKEGIAPENCLCTGDIIGYCGQPQETLELFKNWGVHSILGNVEIQLRDDEDHCGCDFTTGSRCDNFSEIWYAFAKANLPTASKQYFQSLSDHILFEFAGKKVGVVHGSYDHVSQFIFNSTNWYEKQASLDALNADVVVAGHCGLPFHDSQNGQLWLNPGVIGMPANDGTTRTWAMILDDADGLNFEHVTLQYDFNTAADFMKKHHLPQEYAHTLKTGIWDNMEILPDSEKLEQGKTIELDVQKAVV; encoded by the coding sequence ATGGATAAAAACATCATAGACTTAGGTAAAAAGAGCGGTAAGATGCTCCTTTTTGGTGGTGTTTATAGTAATCTACAAGCGTTGGAGAGCCTAATAGATCTTGCCCAAAAAGAGGGCATTGCACCAGAAAACTGCCTTTGCACAGGTGATATTATCGGTTACTGCGGTCAACCTCAAGAGACGCTCGAGTTGTTCAAAAATTGGGGTGTGCACAGCATTTTGGGCAATGTAGAAATCCAGTTGCGCGATGACGAGGATCACTGCGGCTGCGATTTTACCACAGGCTCTCGATGTGATAATTTTAGTGAGATCTGGTACGCTTTCGCGAAAGCAAACTTACCAACAGCATCCAAACAATATTTTCAATCCTTATCAGACCACATACTTTTTGAGTTCGCTGGTAAGAAGGTAGGCGTCGTACATGGCAGCTATGATCACGTGTCGCAGTTCATATTCAATTCAACGAATTGGTATGAAAAGCAAGCTAGCCTTGATGCTCTCAACGCAGACGTAGTTGTTGCTGGCCACTGCGGTTTGCCTTTTCATGATTCTCAAAATGGTCAATTATGGCTCAATCCAGGTGTCATAGGTATGCCTGCCAATGATGGGACGACAAGAACCTGGGCGATGATTCTAGATGATGCTGATGGTTTAAATTTTGAGCACGTTACTTTGCAGTATGACTTTAATACAGCTGCTGATTTTATGAAAAAGCATCACCTACCGCAGGAATATGCGCACACCCTGAAAACTGGTATTTGGGATAATATGGAAATTTTACCTGATTCAGAAAAGTTGGAGCAAGGCAAGACCATCGAACTTGATGTTCAAAAAGCTGTAGTTTGA